ATTCGTGACAGCCGGGTGGGCAACCTGTGCACGATCCAGGCTGCGGTGGTGGAGCACGCCATCATCGAAAACCAGGTGGATATCGGGCCCTTCGCTCACCTGCGCAAAGGTGCCCACTTGGAAGACCATGTACATATGGGCAATTTTGGTGAGATCAAAAATTCGCGCCTGGCGCCCGGGGTCAAGATGGGGCACTTCTCCTACATTGGGGATGCCACCATCGGCCGCAATGTCAATATCGGCGCGGGCACGATCACGGCCAACTATGACGGCCAAAACAAAAATCCTACGGTGATCGAAGAAGATGTCTTTATCGGCAGCGACACCATGTTGGTGGCGCCGCTACACATCGGCAAAGGTGCCCGCACGGGGGCCGGCGCCGTGGTCACCAAGGACGTAGCGCCAAATACGGTGGTGGTGGGCATTCCGGCCCGCGCCATTCGCAAACGGGAAGGTTCTGATTAGTCCGCTCATCGCTTTACTTATCGTATTACTCGCTTTGGATTTAGTGGTCACCGCCACCCGCGCCAGCCTCATCACGGTTCGCCAAACTCGCCTGGTCTCATTGGAAGACGAGCTGGGCGCCAAGGCTGCCCGCACCCTGGAACTCCTCAAGCATCGCCAAAACCTGCGCGATGCGTTGCAACTCACCCTGGCCTTGCTGCGTTTTTTGCTGGCGGGCATCGTGCTGGATTTCCTCATCCCCACCTCGCAAGGCAGCGCCTCGGCAATTAACCTTGGCGGCCTGGTGGCGGTGGGCTTTGCCATCTGGCTGGCAGAATTCTTCGTCGAGCGCCATGTGCTCAAGGATCCCGAGCGCTGGGCGCTGCGCCTTAGCGGGGTGGCGCGCGTAGTCAACACGCTGATGTACCCAATCCTCTTTGTGCTCACCCGCCTCAGCGCCCAGGAACCGAACGCCGCTCAAATGGAAACCATCACCGAGGATGAGTTGAAATCCTTCGTGGATGCCAGCGAACAGCAGGGCGTGCTGGAGCAAGACGAGCACGAGATGATCATGTCGATCGTGGAGCTGGGCGATACGCTGGTACGCGAAGTGATGGTGCCGCGTATTGACGTGTTTGCGCTCGATGTAGACACGCCACTGGAGGAGGCGCGCAACGCCATTGTGGAATCTGGCTATTCGCGTATTCCGGTCTACGAAGATACCGTGGATAACATCCTCGGCCTGCTCTATATCAAAGACATCCTCAAAGTCTGGGGCGCCAACCCGCCGGCGCCCTCTTTGCGCCAACTGCTGCGCCAGCCCTACATGGTGCCGGAATCGAAGAAGTTGAATGAGCTGCTCGCCGAAATGCAGGGCACGCGTATTCACATGGCCATTGTTGTCGATGAGTATGGGGGCGTGGCGGGCCTGGTGACGCTTGAAGATATTGTGGAAGAGATCGTGGGCGAGATCCAGGACGAGACCGACCTGGGCGAAGAGCAACCCTTCCAAAAGATCTCGGAGGATGAATATCTTTTCCCCGGGCGCATTTCGCTGGCCGAGTTCAACGAGATCATGGATGCCGATCTGAGCACAGAAAACGCTGACACGTTAGGCGGCTTTTTGTTCAGTGAGCTCGGCCGCTTGCCGCGCGCCGGTGAGCAAGTCAAGCAAGATGGCATCTTATTCACAGTAGAATTAATCAACAGCCGCCGTATTCGCCGCGTGCGTGCCGTGCGCACTACGCGCACCGTTGCGGAAGAGGAACAAGATGCCCAAGCATGAGTTAGTTCAAGCGGCCCAACAAGCCCAGCAGGCGGCCTATGCCCCCTACTCGCAGTATCGCGTGGGGGCGGCCTTGCGCACCAAAGCCGGCAAGGTATATCTGGGCGCCAATATCGAAAATGCGGCCTACCCCGATAGCATCTGTGCCGAACGCGTCGCCATCTTCACGGCCATCATGCAGGGTGAGCGCGAATTTGATGCGATCGCCGTGGTGACCCGTGATGGTGGCTCGCCCTGCGGTTCGTGCCGACAGGTACTGGCGGAGTTCGCCTTGCACGCTGAGGTGATCCTGGCCACCGAGGCCGGGGCGATCGTGCACGAATCCAGTGTAGACAAATTACTGCCGGGGGCCTTTCTTCCCAGCAATCTCGATGTAAAGCCGTAACGTTTGCATGCGCATCCTGGTGCTTAGTGACATCCATGCCAACCTTACCGCGCTGCAGGCCGTGTTGGCCCACGCCGGGGCAGTGGATGCGGTGTGGTGCCTGGGCGACGTAGTTGGCTACGGGCCAGATCCGAACGAGTGTATTGATTGCCTGGCAGCGCTGCCCAACCTGGTGTGCTTGCAAGGCAACCACGATGCCGCCGCCATCGGCCAGTTGCCGCTGGGCAGCTTCAATGCGGAGGCGCGCACCTCAATGGAATGGCTGCGCGAAAACCTGGCCGCCGATTCGCTGGCGTTTTTAACCGGCCTAGAACCCCTGCGATTGGAGCACGGCACCACCCTGGCGCACGCCAGCCCGCGCCAGCCGGTCTTGGAATATCTATTGGATAGTTACTCCGCCCTAGAGAACTTCGATTTCTTTGATACGCCGTTCTGCTTTGTGGGCCATACGCATGTGCCAGTTTTGTTTACCAAGCACGGCGTGGGCGTCAACTTGCAGGTGCCCGAGAATGATGCCGAGTTCGTGCTGCAAGAACGCTGCATTGCCAACCCGGGCTCAGTAGGCCAACCGCGCGATCGCGATCCGCGCGCCGCCTATGCCTTGTTCGACCCCGAGACAGCGGTATGGCAGCACCTGCGCGTGCCCTACGCCATCGCCGAGGTGCAAGCGCGCATGCAGGCGGCTGGCCTGCCCGAACGCCACGTCAGCCGCCTAGAGGGTGGCTGGTAAGTAGTGGAACTTTTGCCCGGCCGCTTGCGTTATATGGGTGAACCTTCAAGGAGAAGATCATGAAACTACGCACCCCTCTTTTGGCTTCCCTGTTGTTTGCCTTGCTGTTCAGCGCCTGCAGCAGCGCGGCGGCCGCCCCCAGTGATTACGATCGCGGCTACAGCGAGGCGCCAATGGCCGTGGCGCAGAACCAATCCTTCGAAATGTCTGCCGATTCGGCGGCTTCGGGGGGTGCTATG
The DNA window shown above is from Anaerolineales bacterium and carries:
- a CDS encoding HlyC/CorC family transporter, which codes for MDLVVTATRASLITVRQTRLVSLEDELGAKAARTLELLKHRQNLRDALQLTLALLRFLLAGIVLDFLIPTSQGSASAINLGGLVAVGFAIWLAEFFVERHVLKDPERWALRLSGVARVVNTLMYPILFVLTRLSAQEPNAAQMETITEDELKSFVDASEQQGVLEQDEHEMIMSIVELGDTLVREVMVPRIDVFALDVDTPLEEARNAIVESGYSRIPVYEDTVDNILGLLYIKDILKVWGANPPAPSLRQLLRQPYMVPESKKLNELLAEMQGTRIHMAIVVDEYGGVAGLVTLEDIVEEIVGEIQDETDLGEEQPFQKISEDEYLFPGRISLAEFNEIMDADLSTENADTLGGFLFSELGRLPRAGEQVKQDGILFTVELINSRRIRRVRAVRTTRTVAEEEQDAQA
- the cdd gene encoding cytidine deaminase, whose product is MPKHELVQAAQQAQQAAYAPYSQYRVGAALRTKAGKVYLGANIENAAYPDSICAERVAIFTAIMQGEREFDAIAVVTRDGGSPCGSCRQVLAEFALHAEVILATEAGAIVHESSVDKLLPGAFLPSNLDVKP
- a CDS encoding metallophosphoesterase family protein, encoding MRILVLSDIHANLTALQAVLAHAGAVDAVWCLGDVVGYGPDPNECIDCLAALPNLVCLQGNHDAAAIGQLPLGSFNAEARTSMEWLRENLAADSLAFLTGLEPLRLEHGTTLAHASPRQPVLEYLLDSYSALENFDFFDTPFCFVGHTHVPVLFTKHGVGVNLQVPENDAEFVLQERCIANPGSVGQPRDRDPRAAYALFDPETAVWQHLRVPYAIAEVQARMQAAGLPERHVSRLEGGW